A genome region from Acidimicrobiales bacterium includes the following:
- a CDS encoding maleylpyruvate isomerase family mycothiol-dependent enzyme → MAKLHIWPVVHTERKALASDLTGLPGDRWATPSLCTAWTVRDVLAHMTATAKVTPANFFPKLIGSGFSFERMQAKDIASEKGSTPEDTLTGFEGVLNSEKRPPGPPATMLGETIVHSEDIRRALGIQHTYPMDAVIQVADFYKASNLILGTKRRVTGLTLRATDTDWSHGNGPEVCGAMLPLLMAMVGRKAVLDELSGEGVAVLQSR, encoded by the coding sequence ATGGCAAAGCTCCACATCTGGCCGGTGGTTCATACCGAGCGCAAGGCTCTGGCATCGGATCTCACCGGCCTGCCGGGAGATCGCTGGGCGACGCCGTCGCTGTGCACGGCGTGGACGGTTCGGGATGTCCTTGCCCACATGACCGCGACCGCGAAGGTCACGCCCGCGAACTTCTTCCCGAAGCTCATCGGATCCGGCTTCAGCTTCGAACGGATGCAAGCGAAAGACATCGCGTCAGAGAAGGGCTCCACCCCCGAAGACACCCTGACCGGGTTCGAGGGCGTGCTGAACTCGGAGAAGCGGCCGCCCGGACCTCCCGCAACGATGCTCGGCGAGACGATCGTGCACTCCGAGGACATCAGGCGCGCTTTGGGGATTCAGCACACCTATCCGATGGACGCGGTGATCCAGGTCGCCGACTTCTACAAGGCTTCGAACCTGATCCTGGGAACCAAGCGACGCGTAACCGGGCTCACGTTGCGTGCGACCGACACGGACTGGTCCCACGGAAACGGTCCCGAGGTCTGCGGCGCGATGCTCCCCCTTCTTATGGCCATGGTGGGCCGGAAAGCCGTGCTCGACGAGTTGAGCGGCGAGGGAGTGGCGGTACTGCAATCGCGCTGA
- a CDS encoding ferritin-like fold-containing protein — protein sequence MNKTLVQVLGAVAYGELKAYEKAKSLAEAATDESAKRRYRKVAAEELRHYRGFTKRLEVLGADPDRAMRPYRVPLDRYHSHETTDTVAAGVYDYLGEGVADDLLHWLRRVVDTDTAAFIDTVLEDEVEHEAAAAGDLKALLDEVPDGKRRAAKAAQKMVLHMLWSGRDRAAPFAAFLRLGRSLDLLAALASGHYRRMKAIGLGPLGLPVPVP from the coding sequence ATGAACAAGACACTCGTGCAGGTGCTCGGCGCTGTCGCGTACGGCGAACTGAAGGCGTACGAGAAGGCGAAATCGCTCGCCGAGGCGGCGACCGACGAATCCGCCAAGCGCCGGTATCGAAAGGTGGCAGCCGAGGAACTCCGGCACTACAGGGGATTCACCAAGCGTCTCGAGGTCCTAGGCGCAGATCCGGACCGTGCGATGCGCCCGTACCGGGTGCCACTCGATCGCTACCACAGTCACGAAACGACCGACACAGTCGCCGCCGGCGTGTACGACTACCTAGGCGAAGGCGTGGCCGATGATCTGCTCCATTGGCTGCGCAGGGTCGTCGACACCGACACCGCCGCCTTCATCGACACCGTCTTGGAGGACGAGGTCGAACACGAGGCTGCTGCTGCCGGCGACCTCAAGGCATTGCTCGACGAAGTCCCCGACGGTAAGAGGCGGGCGGCTAAGGCGGCGCAGAAAATGGTTCTTCACATGTTGTGGAGCGGGAGGGACAGGGCTGCGCCGTTCGCCGCCTTCTTGCGCCTCGGCCGTTCCCTGGATCTGCTCGCCGCTCTCGCCTCCGGCCACTACCGGCGGATGAAAGCGATCGGGCTCGGCCCGCTCGGATTGCCCGTGCCTGTACCGTAG